TCACCTTGTTTAAACAATGACGACAACAACGACAAGCGAGTTGAAATTGATATCAGGTTCGAGTTGAAATCAATGTCAACTTTGTAAATTAACTCACAAGTCAAGTTCAAGGGTCAGAAATAAAACTCGAAATCTCTCAAGATAAACGAGTCAAAATCTTACTTGGGTCAACTCATTTACATCCTAAGTGCGTAAAAACGATCTTAATATATCATTGTTTGCCATATGTAAAACTCGAGCACTTTTTTTTAAAGCTTAACGGGTCTTTTACAATTtctacaacttatttttaacaaaacCTGAACTAGATGAGTTAACCTTAAGAGAGTGCATTCAGTTTTCCAAGATCAGGCTATACAATGTGGAATAAAAGAGAACTTCAAAACAACAAAAATTAGTTGAAATCGATTTCAGCTACCGGGGAAGCTCGATGAAGCTTCAACAACATCTTGGCAAATATCAACTGTTCACCGGGCCCTAGACACCAGTCGTGATGAACAACAATCTTTTTCAGGGACGGAGAACACGCAAGGAAATACTTTATCAGATATACTTCATTCTCTGAACCTTTAAAATTTCTAAACACCACAGTCCGAAGCTCCATCATGTTGTACTCTACGTCCAGAATTGGAATCGGAATTGAAATTGGAACCGGGTCATCAACCTGTAAGAACGACAAGTATTCAAATACAAAACTATACAGATATGAGATTATAAGACAAGCAGTGTGATCGGTACATACATACGGAGTTGCTGTGATTTCAAGGGTCTGCAAATTTGGTAAATGTCTCATCATTTCTAAAGCACATGATAACATAGTACCATTGCCTAAACCTATTCTTGTAAACTTAAGAGCCTTGACAGAGGGAAAGGCGGTGGGGAACTTCTTTTTAGCATGACCTTCTGTCAACTATATGAAAGTGGTAAGAAAGTTTTGCGCAATATAATGAATATACAGTAAAAATAGCCACACTTTTACCATGATCATTTTAGACTGAGTAAAATGGtattttcgtccctaaggtttggccagttgtgcgactttcgtccaaaggtttgtttttccgcatctggatccagaaggtttaaaatcttgtcattttcatccgactcgttCACTCCATCCaattttctctgttaagtcagggtATTTCCGTTTTTTGCCAAGTTaaagggtaatttggtctttttcaggctatgtaaaaagaccgaatgcCCCTAAAAAAAACGAATtgccttttaagttaacaaaaagacggaaatacccccgactaaacggagaaaatggatggagttaacaagccagatgaaaatggcaagatttcaaaccttttggatccagatgcgaaaaaacaaacctttagacgaaagttacaaaactggtcaaacctcagggatgaaaaatggcattttactcttttaggTTTTTAGATTATGAAAAAGGAGACTATGTTTGTGTATAGTAAATTTCAAAGACACAACTTAGTGTTACCTTGTAGTCTTGAAAATCCAAACCAAGCTCTTGAAGTTTTGGAAGATAACCCACAAGCTCAAGGACATCACAAAGACTTGTGATCGTTGTAGCCTCGAGATGACACAATGACAAAGATAAAATTTTCAGATTTTGAAGTTTTGCAATCTCAACTAATTTCACGCTGCCTGTATAAGAAAGATAACCGAGGTCCAAAATCTCAAGTAAGGGACACCGAGTAAGAAACTCCCCAAGGTCACTACTTCCAAACTGCGCGCTAAATAACTCTAAGCTCAATAGATTTGGAAAACCATGAAAACTAGGTGGAGGATTGAAACAAGAGCCAACAATATTCAAATGTTCCAACTCTAAACAAGAGAAAAGATGGGTAGGCAACTTCACTTGTGTTTTAGACCAATCTTTAATTGTAAGGTCCTTAATTCCTTTTCTTGACAAGAACAAAATCAAGTGATGAATATCTTCCACATCCAATAAGGTGAAGATAATGACAGACTTTGTTACGGCGCCATTAAGATGAAGAAGAAGTCTACTTATAATTTTCCCATGACTATTAATTTCACCATCTGCATTCATTAAACACATAAAGAACTCCACATCAAATTTTAGCTGGCTAAGCATGGTCCATTTAAACCTCCAGTTTCTCGACAAGATACTAGTCATCACTGCATCGTGTAATGGCAATCGATGCAGAATACTAGTTATCACATTATCAGGCATGGTGCTGATAACATCTTGTGGTGCGAACTTGGATGCTTTATGTGTCTCCTGAATCGGTTCCATTATTctaacaagaaaaaaaaacattaatcTGGAATATTAAATTAGATGTTACAAGAGATCGTAATTCAATTACCAAGGATATATTAGAAATTTAGAATTACTGTCACATTTGTGGGAACTTTCAGCTAGTGAATAAAAAATTGCAATAATCTTATTACAAACCTTAGAAGGCTTACTTtatttgaaaaggttttaaaatacAACAATCCTTAACGTGCGTGCGAAGTGTACGCGTGTAAAATCATAAGTCATAACGTGCGTAGTTATAAATATAACATGCGTTATTAGAGTTTACTCGTGCgtgattttgttgtttttttgGTGACCACATGCGTGATTATAGTCACCATGCGTGATTATGATTATTGTTCACACTTGATTTTGGTTTTTTgttcatgcgtgattagggtttgagttttataacatgcgtaatttacTCGTGTACGCATTACCTTCGCCTAATTTATTTagaaattatcatattttcccacTTTTTTTTCACATAAGAATGCAATTCAACATAAAAAATCACATCCGAAACCGTAGTTTCAAAAACCTAACGATTTCGCATCGGGTAAAAATACATTTAAGATGACAACTTTTAACTGGCAACTTATAAAAACATTTCTAACCTGAAAACGTCTCCGACGAGTGATTGCAACTGGCACCAACCGGTAAGAATTGTTCGGAGTGACGATGATCAAATCACGTCTTTTGATAGTTATTTTTGGTTTTAGGTGTATAAAACGGTTTGTTTGAATGATGGATCAATGGTTCATTTTTTGGGCTTGTTTGAATGATGATGGACCATTGGTTCATATTTTGGGCTCACCTTTTGGGCTTATTGTTAGGTTAGTTTTGGTTTCGAGTATGTATATTAGAAATATGGTGTGGGTAAATAGGTATATGTTTTCGGGTAATCGGGTGGGATATCACTTAATCTCAAACCTGATCTCGTACCCGAATACACATCCCATATTCCCATTACTCGTCTCGAATGTATCAGGTTCGGGTTTGATTGACATCCCTAATCACGAATAACATATTGATTTAGTTATAAGCTATAACACAACCCGTAACTAAACCATAaaaccaatgttttaaataccggAATGTACCGGTCGGTAATACTCGGATACCGGACACGGGTCTGGTACGAAAAAGGCAGTTAAAACTAGAATACAGTATTTGTTACATATCGCTGGTAAATCCGGTTCTACCGGTTCGAACTGTTGAACCGGTTTGCAAAATCttcaaattttatttttagtATCTATTAAAATCTGATATTAAGGCAATAACCAACCTTCCATATTCTCAGTAATTAACCTAGCGTTCccaatagggctgtaaacgaaccgaacgaacaggaacaaggccttgttcgtgttcgttcgttaaggaaataaatgtgttcacgaacggttcatgaacacttaccgaacgagattctatgttcgtgttcgttcattaaggaaatgagcgtgttcgcgaacagttcacgaacacaaacgaaaacaaataaatttggcgaacgcgacaaaggataaagatagatggcccagagagtagcactcgaacttgactCCCTCATTGTGGAAcagaggtcgatcgtattcgacgatgtaaataatgagaaataaaagagaaatgatgcataaacaaggtgaaaaagtgggtttcctagtttaattgttagggtaataaaataaataaaagtttaataatataaaaagtacaaataaaatatatgaaagtacaaagatcttaaattaaaacacaaacatacgaacataaacgaaggcaaatcaacgaatgttcacgaacaccttatcgaacgttcacgaacacaatcgaacgaacgagacctatgttcatcttcgttcatttaactaatcgaacaaaatttcttgttcatgttcgttcgtttattaaacgaacgaacatagacgaacttcctgccgaacggttcatgaactgttcgctgaacgttcggttcgtttacaaccctagttCCCAATTCCTGTGTACGCTACTCACGACCTTCCAATATTCCATATTCCATTGTGAACTTGATGCATTTAACATTTCAATGTCTTAAACgttttgtacatttttatttAAAAGAAAAACCTTATTTGGAAAATTGAGTATTCTTTGATTATATTTGTATTATGGATTAACTTTTTATTATGGAATTATGTAGCTACAGAATTAGTCAATCCGATTGAACCACCAGCATAACTCGGTTAAACCATTTCTAAGCCCAACCTGATATAGTTTAAAGCCTGGTTTTCAAAACATTACGTAAAGCCAATTTCTAAAATATGGCTTGCTATGAACTTTGAATATTTGTGTACAACATTTTGGTTTTATTTTAGCGATTACTTCGATTAGGATTGAATTATCGTTTTTATGTTGACTCGCTACTTTTAGGACGAAGATACGTTCCAAATATCTATTTGACACTCTCCCTGTTTAtctttttagttattttttatttatttatagtaatcttataaaatttattttatgGTCCCATCAATTTGATTGGTTAGACCATGTGTTATGTTTTACATATTTTTATTGTTAAGTCATAACGTGATTGTCACCTCACTGACACATCACCACCACTTTCACTCACTATTTTTCGCCTATGGTATGTAATAATTTCGCCGGTTTTCAATACACAGTGTCTATTAAAATTatctttaaattatataaaataaaacttGCAAAAGAAAGTGTTAAAAAGGTGTGAGGTGGATTATTTTGATTGGTCCTAATTTAATTCTCCCATGAAAAAGTAGCTTGCTGACATTTGGTGACACTAAGGTGGTAACAGTGGCGCCATCAATTGGTGGTAGTGGTGGCGACATATCGTAAACGACTTTTACACGTGATTGAATTGTGCTTGAATTGATAAGCTCATTACCTAATGATAATAAAGAGTAGATTTTTTTTAGTTCTCTGTATTTGATTAgcaaacgttttttttttttgaataacgAGTTTAAAAATGTTGATATCGTTTGTATTTCAAAACAATTAAGAATGGTCGAGAATAATGATGAGTATTTCTATAGTTAAACTTTAGGAATAATTCAAAACATTTCATGAGAAATtgtaacttcttttcccttttaCTAATAGAAACTGGCGTAATTTTTTTTCAGATAAGTGAGTTGAAATCAATATCAAGTTTGCAACAAATAAATACACATTAAAAGAAATAATTAAATAACAAAGAATGATAAGCAAGCTTAAATCCATATCAAGTTTGTAAATTAAGTCGTGTGCCAAATTCAAGTTTTAGATATCAAATTCAAAAATCTCTTAAGCTAAACGAGTCAAGAATCTTCAACTCAGATATAAAACTCGAAATCTCTTAAGCTAAACGAGTCGAGAATCTGCATAACTCATCTCATGTACATCCTAAGTGCATAAAAAATCATCTTTGACATATTACTGTTCGCCATATGTAGAACCCACCCTCGTTTAAGCTAAATCGGTACTTTTACCATTCATACAACGAAAGAACATGATAACCAACAGGGTTAACCAGTGTCCATGACATTCAAATACCATTTATCTACACATAATTGAATCCGTCAATATTTCCATAAATTCAACCCGTGTATCTTAACAAAACCTAAACAAGAGCATTCCGTTTTCCAAGATCAGATTATACGCCGAGGGTCAACAATAGAGAAATTCAAAGCAACAAAAATTAGTAGAACTCGATTTCAGCTGCCGGAGAAGCTCGATGGAGCATCAACAACTTCCTAGCATGAATCAACTGTTCAATGGGCTCTAGACACCAATCACATTGAATCTCAATCTTTTTCAGGGAAGGACAACACGCAAGAAAATATTTAATCAAATATACTTCATTCTTCGAACCTTTAAAATTTCTAAACAGCACACTCCGAAGCTCCATCATGTTGTATTCTCCCTCCGGAATTGGAATTGAAATCGGAAATGGGTCAGTAACCTGCAAGAATAACTAGTATTCAAATGCAAAACTATACGTATATGAGATTATAAGACAAGCAGTGTGATCTATACATACCTGCCGAGTTGCTAGGATATCAAGAGTCTGCAAATTTGGGAAGTGTCTGAGCATTTCTAAAGCAAATGATATCATAATACCATCGCCGAAATCTATTCTTGTTAATTTAAGAGCCTTGAGTGCGGGAAAGGCGGTCGGGAACTTCTTTGTAGCACCACCTTCTGTCAGCTATACGAAAGCGGTAAGAAAATTCATAAAGTTATGTTCCAATATAATGAGTATGCAGTATAAATAGGCATAACTTTTACCGAGTATCCATTTTCGTATCTAAggtcttgccattttcatctggctcattaactccattcatttttctcccttaagtcaggggtatttttgtcttttttgttaacttaaaagggCAATTAGGTCTTTtccactttatgtacaagcatttagcataatgtacaagtattgcGCTTTaagtgaaaaagactgaattgccctttaagttaacaaaaaaacggaaatacccctaacttaacgaAAAAAATAGATGGAGtgaacgagccggatgaaaatggcaagatttcaaaccttttggctgcggaaaaaacaaacctttagacgaaagtcgcaaaactgaccaaacatcagggacgaaaatggcattttactctgaATATTATTTACTATTAGACAATGAAAAAAGAGACTACGTTTTTGGTAAAGTAAACTTCGAAAACACAACTTAGCCTCACCCTGCAGTCTTGAAAATCCAAACCAAGCTCTTGAAGTTTCGGAAGAAAACCCACGAGCTCAAAGACATTACAAGGACTTATGGTCGTCGTAGTCTCGAGGTGACACAATGACAAagataatattttgagatttacAAGTTTTGCAATCTCAACTAGTTTCACGTTGCCTGTGTAAGAAAGATAACCGAGGTCCAAAATCTCAAGTAAGGGACACCGAGTAAGAAACTCCCCAAGGTCACTGCCTCCATACTGTACGCCGCGTAACTCTAAGCTCAATAGGTTTGGAAAACCATGAAAACCAGGTGGAGGATGGAAACAAAAGCCGTAAATATTCAAACGTTTCAACTCTAAACAAGAGAAAAGATGGGTAGGCAACTTGACTTGTGGTTTAGACCAATCTGTAATAGTGAGGTCCTTAATTCCTTTTCTCGACAAAAACAAAATCAAGTGATGAATATCTTCAACATCCAATAAAGCGGGGACGAGAACAGACTTTGTTACGGCACCGTTAAGATGAAGAAGAAGTCTACTTACAATTTTCCCCAAACTGTTTTCGCCTTTTGTTTTCATTAAATACACAAAGAACTCCTCGTTAAATTTTAGTTGGGTAAGCATAGTCCATTTAAACCTCCAGTTTCTCGACAAGATACCGGTCCTCACTGCATCTTGTAACGGCAATCGATGCAGAATACTAGTTATCACACTATCAGGCATGGTGCTGATAAAATCTTCTGGTGCGAGCTCGGATGCTTCAAGTGCCATTAGTCTAATAAACAAGAAGAGATATATTAAACATAAACATATTTTGATGGAATAAATAGCCAAGACATTCATAAACCATCCATATGCACATACTCAAACGCATTGCCCCTTCTTAAATTAccttatttgttttttttttttttttgattaataataatatcTATCTAATGGGTCAAAACAGATGCTTAAGTCAATTTAGCAAGGAAATCTAAAGTCTGAACAGAGGTTGTAGTATCACACAATATATAATTAACATGAGTTAAGTTCCcgtgaaaataaaataaacgtacgaaacgtacgaattgaaagaaaagtcaaaaaagtggcggtggcattttggtaattatcagcaacttcaaaattactctagtagagtaattttgagcttctgtagagtaattttgtaaaagttcatgtagagtaattttggtcgtgtagggtaattatcaaaattacgcttacccccccccccccaacccccccaaaaacctaaaaaaacctaaaccattGTAAAAGTTCATGTAGAGTTattttggtcgtgtagggtaattatcaaaattacactaacccccccccccccccccccccaaactaaaagctaaaaactaaaccataaagctaaaccccataactaaatgctaacaaaattactctacaagacattttccaaaattactctactagagtaatttgatGTGTTTCGGGTACATGTGTTTCGTTCAGTAATtgataattatcaaaattactagTGTTTCGGGTCTTTCACTTACATGTGTTTCGGGTACATGTGTTTCGAGTCAGTAATTGATAATTACCTGATTGCCACCGTCACTTTTTGCTTTTTCCCAGTAatttgaagttgctgataattaccaaaatgacaccgccactttttgctttttccctcgattcgtacgtttcgtacgttaattttgtttttatttgatccTTTACCTAATTAACATATCAGGTGGAATAATTGTTGGTTCTGATCGACAGAAATGGACATCTGGGATGGTCTCAAGTAAGCACCTGCTCGTGCTCGAACTTAAACGACTAAACTGAAAACTAAGCTCCAACTCGGATAGGGTTAATTTTTATCAATGTCAACACAACTGATCACAAAAGATACAAATCTACTCTGTTTCTTCTAAGTTACTTTCATAAACCATAAACTAAAAAGAATTGGAAAAAGCTTAAGAATAGTCATGATTTTCATCCTTGAATTGAAAATTATCTCTTAAAAAGTACACGGGACCCACCATTCGTGTGTTTTTGGGTGTCTTCGAGgaaaaacaaacaccaaaaaTATCTTCTAAAAACTTTTATTGTAATAATATGGATGCCCTGAATGTAGTAGTCATACAAAAAACTCATGATTCAGTATGTGTAAAACTACGATCACATTTCACTAGCAAACAATCTTAAACTAAGCAACAATTCTCTACCGATAAGAAACTTATGAAAAATTCTAAGCTACTCTATTTCTGTTATTAAATTAGTTTCGGAAATTATATATCAAAAAATCATAAATTTGATCCTTGAATTGATTATACACATGAATATAGTAATTGAAATCTGCATAAAAGTAGAATCATAGAAAGAAGTGAGAACTTACATGATCGTAGATTACAGAATCACCGATCGATGAAACGGAAGAAGGAAATTAGGGCATCTGTCGTTGAGAGATCATCGTGGTGGAATAATTGGGTGTTAACTGCTGCTTGTTTTTCATTTGGGTTATTTATAGTGAGTTATAATGGGCTAAATCGTTTGATGAAAAAGGCTTCTATTGTTGGGCATTAGCCCAATAAAGAGCACATCAGCCCAACAAAAAGTTGGCCCAGAAATGATTAAAACAGAGATCTTTTAAAATCAATCTTCGTAATAAATTTGATTCAACCTTTTCGTATAAAAAAAACAGGTTTAGGCCCAGCGACGCGAAAATTAACCCCCCCTGACCCGGTAAAAAAAGCGGTTTGGGTCCAACCCGACCTGACAGTTTGGTAACAGGTTTGGATTTTTATGGTCAAAATTGGTTCCAACCCGAACCGGTTTGAGCCCGCCTAAAAAACTGATAAAAAATTTTTGAACCCAATCCAAATCAGTTTTGGTGGGTTGGGTTTTTTCACTCCAAAATCGGTTCTTGACCCGAACCGATTTGGGACAAATCGGTTTGGGTGGGTTCGGCTTATAAAGTGGCCCGGTTTAGGCCCAAGCTGGATTTTCTACGTCTCTAATAACATTTTTGCTTTTATTCTTTCACACAGTTTTCTTCTTTATAATCCATAATTGCTTTTTACAATTCTTTCACAAAGTATTCTCCTTCGTAAtcagtctttttttttttttctatttaaaaGCCTAATTGAATTTTCTCTTCTTTTGCATTCGGCAACTATTTAAAAAACCAAATATATTTTCTGAAAGATTTTTTCGGCAACTCATGTAGGTGTGTGATTTCATTCGCATTGAATCTTGCAAAATACATGGTCGATAATGAATATAACGACGAACTGAATGATATTTATGTTTTATAATCCAAAGTTTGTATAACTGAACCAAACCAATATGTTATCTGTGAGCCCGAAAAGATAATGGTGTTTCGTGAGAAATTTACAGAGACAAGTTCAAAACAGCTAAAACCAGCAGAGGTCAATTTCAGCTACGGGGGAGGCTCGATGGAGCTTCAACAACTTCATAGCAAACATCAACTTTTCATCGGACGCTAGACACGAGTGGGGATGAATAACAATTTTTTTTAGGAAAGGGGAACACGCAAGTAAATACTTTATCAAAAATACTTCGTTCTCTGAACCTTTCAAATATGTAAACACCACGTCCCGAAGCTGCAACAACCCCACTGTGTTGAAGTCTACCTCCAGAGAACAATTTCCAGGTGTTGGGGAATCATCCTACGAGATTAATTAGTGTATTCGATTTCAGAACTTTATAAGAAATTATAAGACGAGCAGTAAGATACAGAGTACATACCCAATAACTTGCGGTAATTTCAAGGGTCTCCAAATTCGGGAAGCTCCTAATCATTTCGAAAGCACATGATAACATAATACCATTGCATAGATCTATTCTTGATAATTTGAGAGTTTTGAAGCAGGGAAAAGTGGTATGGAACCTCTTTTCAGCATCACCTTCTGTGAACTACACGAAAAGTGGACCATAAATGGGTTAGAGAATTCATAAAGCCTTAGGGGTTGTGtgacaacttctgaatgattaagtgctgaacgagtaagaggtctgaaccaagtgttgaatcagtaagtggtctgaaccattaagagccagtataatacttaaccatttagaggcaaatgtttgaccaattcagattagaggtcttaaccattcagactcagtataatgcttaaccattcagaggcaaatgtctgaccaattcagattagaggtcttaaccattcagactcagtataatgcttaaccattcagaggcaaatgtctgaaccattcagacatttgctcgcgaaacaaacagtctgaaccattaaatgttgaaccagtaaaaggtctgatccattaagagcctcattaagaggtaaacaaacagccccttaaacTTGTACTCTGATATTAAATACTATTAGTCAATAGATTATGAAAAAAATGGACTATATTTCTGTATTTAAACTTCAAAGACCCAACTTAGCCTTAccttaaactttataaaatccaaatGAAGCTCTTCAAGCTTAGGAAAAGAACCCACAAGCTCAAAGATGCTACTCGAACTTGTAATCATCGTATTCTCGAGACTAAACAATAACAAagataatattttgagatttgcaagttttgaaatcTCAGTTTGTTTCACGTTGCCGGCAGGAAAGGTAAAACCGAAGTTTAAAGTCTCAAGTACAGGACACTGAGTAAAAAACTCCCCAAATTTTCCACTGTCAAATTGCACACTACGCAACTCCAAGCTCAATAGATTCGGAAAACCATTAAAACTTGCAGGAGGATCAAAACAACA
This is a stretch of genomic DNA from Helianthus annuus cultivar XRQ/B chromosome 16, HanXRQr2.0-SUNRISE, whole genome shotgun sequence. It encodes these proteins:
- the LOC110920469 gene encoding F-box/FBD/LRR-repeat protein At1g13570-like, whose amino-acid sequence is MEPIQETHKASKFAPQDVISTMPDNVITSILHRLPLHDAVMTSILSRNWRFKWTMLSQLKFDVEFFMCLMNADGEINSHGKIISRLLLHLNGAVTKSVIIFTLLDVEDIHHLILFLSRKGIKDLTIKDWSKTQVKLPTHLFSCLELEHLNIVGSCFNPPPSFHGFPNLLSLELFSAQFGSSDLGEFLTRCPLLEILDLGYLSYTGSVKLVEIAKLQNLKILSLSLCHLEATTITSLCDVLELVGYLPKLQELGLDFQDYKLTEGHAKKKFPTAFPSVKALKFTRIGLGNGTMLSCALEMMRHLPNLQTLEITATPYVDDPVPISIPIPILDVEYNMMELRTVVFRNFKGSENEVYLIKYFLACSPSLKKIVVHHDWCLGPGEQLIFAKMLLKLHRASPVAEIDFN
- the LOC110920468 gene encoding F-box/FBD/LRR-repeat protein At1g13570-like; translated protein: MALEASELAPEDFISTMPDSVITSILHRLPLQDAVRTGILSRNWRFKWTMLTQLKFNEEFFVYLMKTKGENSLGKIVSRLLLHLNGAVTKSVLVPALLDVEDIHHLILFLSRKGIKDLTITDWSKPQVKLPTHLFSCLELKRLNIYGFCFHPPPGFHGFPNLLSLELRGVQYGGSDLGEFLTRCPLLEILDLGYLSYTGNVKLVEIAKLVNLKILSLSLCHLETTTTISPCNVFELVGFLPKLQELGLDFQDCRLTEGGATKKFPTAFPALKALKLTRIDFGDGIMISFALEMLRHFPNLQTLDILATRQVTDPFPISIPIPEGEYNMMELRSVLFRNFKGSKNEVYLIKYFLACCPSLKKIEIQCDWCLEPIEQLIHARKLLMLHRASPAAEIEFY
- the LOC110920467 gene encoding F-box/FBD/LRR-repeat protein At1g13570-like; protein product: MERIHGTLKASKFAPEDVISNMPNDVVTHILERLPLQDAVRTGILSRNWRFKWTMLSQLIFDDNFFEYLLETEGENNYGSIISSLIPHLKGVITKFVLYIEQRTYRILDDEDINHWILLLSKNGIKDLTFCKENGPRLKLPKHLFSCLELQHLKLVSCCFDPPASFNGFPNLLSLELRSVQFDSGKFGEFFTQCPVLETLNFGFTFPAGNVKQTEISKLANLKILSLLLFSLENTMITSSSSIFELVGSFPKLEELHLDFIKFKFTEGDAEKRFHTTFPCFKTLKLSRIDLCNGIMLSCAFEMIRSFPNLETLEITASYWDDSPTPGNCSLEVDFNTVGLLQLRDVVFTYLKGSENEVFLIKYLLACSPFLKKIVIHPHSCLASDEKLMFAMKLLKLHRASPVAEIDLCWF